In Syngnathus acus chromosome 21, fSynAcu1.2, whole genome shotgun sequence, one genomic interval encodes:
- the LOC119115165 gene encoding olfactory receptor 1D2-like, which translates to MTHEAVEHLRMPNLTLFSYFNLTMFINIGPYRYPALVLFLLLYVFIVCANWAVLVTICHEKTLHEPMYIFVASLCFNALYGSTSFFPRFLQDLASDVHLISRAACFTQIYFIYTYAANEMTTLCVMAYDRYLAVCHPLHYPTRMTVKKALSLVGLAWLIPAAFLTRNISGLAKQPLCGNKIHKVFCANWNVVSLLCGSMEFRNKSGISVTTFGIFLPLVFVLYTYMRIIIATWRHSAKFKGSVFQSCLPHMVSCVSYSITMFCDVALSRSNLEEMNPFLVIILSLAFVMIPPVLNPLVYGLKLSRIRKHIFKIV; encoded by the coding sequence ATGACTCACGAGGCTGTGGAGCATTTAAGGATGCCCAACCTAACGCTTTTTTCTTACTTTAACCTCACAATGTTCATAAACATCGGCCCGTACCGCTACCCAGCACTGGTGTTATTCCTCCTCCTCTACGTCTTCATCGTGTGCGCCAACTGGGCCGTCCTGGTGACCATCTGCCACGAGAAGACCCTTCACGAGCCCATGTACATTTTTGTGGCCAGCTTGTGCTTCAACGCCTTGTACGGCTCCACGAGCTTCTTCCCCCGCTTCCTGCAGGACCTGGCGTCCGACGTTCACCTGATCTCGCGCGCGGCCTGCTTCACACAGATCTACTTCATCTACACGTATGCAGCCAACGAGATGACCACGCTGTGCGTCATGGCCTACGACCGCTACCTGGCCGTGTGCCATCCGCTGCACTACCCCACCAGGATGACGGTGAAAAAGGCCCTGAGCCTGGTTGGCTTGGCGTGGCTCATCCCCGCCGCCTTTCTCACAAGAAACATCTCCGGGTTGGCCAAGCAGCCCCTGTGTGGCAACAAGATCCACAAGGTGTTCTGCGCAAACTGGAATGTGGTCAGTCTGTTATGCGGGTCCATGGAGTTTAGAAATAAGTCCGGCATATCCGTTACCACGTTTGGCATTTTCCTACCGTTGGTCTTCGTTCTCTACACGTACATGCGCATCATAATTGCCACCTGGAGACATTCTGCAAAATTTAAGGGCAGTGTTTTCCAGAGCTGTTTGCCACACATGGTGTCTTGTGTTAGTTATTCCATCACCATGTTTTGTGATGTAGCCCTGAGTAGGTCCAATCTGGAGGAGATGAATCCCTTCCTTGtcatcattttgtctttggcGTTTGTGATGATTCCGCCAGTTCTCAACCCTCTAGTGTATGGCTTGAAACTATCACGTATACGCAAACACATCTTCAAAATAGTGTGA
- the agpat3 gene encoding 1-acyl-sn-glycerol-3-phosphate acyltransferase gamma, with protein sequence MALLAYIKSLFILQLLMGFVFVVSGLIINFIQLCTCVIWPINKQLYRRINCRLAYSLWSQLVMLLEWWSGTDCTLYTDQATVDKFGKEHVIIILNHNYEIDFLCGWTMCERYGILGSSKVLAKHELLKVPLIGWTWYFLEIVFCKRKWEEDRKTVFSGLDRLKDYPEHMWFLLYCEGTRFTEKKHQISMQVAESKGLPKLKYHLLPRTKGFTTTLRCLKGTVTAVYDVTLNFKDKQTPTLLGIVNGKKYKADMSVRRFPVEEIPDDEAECANWLHKLYQEKDALQETYSKEGKFPGPTIIPPRRLWTLLNFLFWAMLLLSPLIKFACGVAVSGSPLLIIGFIIFLVIASVAIRRLIGVTEVNKTGSSYGDQETKKQN encoded by the exons ATGGCTCTCCTGGCCTACATCAAGAGCCTGTTCATCCTTCAACTGTTGATGggctttgtgtttgtggtgaGCGGCCTCATCATAAACTTCATCCAGCTGTGCACGTGCGTCATCTGGCCAATCAACAAGCAGCTCTATCGCAGAATCAACTGCCGGCTCGCCTACTCGCTCTGGAGCC AGCTGGTGATGCTGCTGGAGTGGTGGTCCGGCACCGACTGCACTTTATACACGGACCAGGCCACGGTGGACAAATTTGGCAAGGAAcacgtcatcatcatcctcaacCACAACTATGAGATCGACTTCTTGTGTGGCTGGACCATGTGCGAAAGATACGGTATCCTGGGG AGTTCAAAAGTCTTAGCCAAGCATGAGCTGCTGAAGGttcctctgattggctggacCTGGTACTTCTTGGAAATCGTGTTTTGCAAAAGAAAGTGGGAAGAAGACCGCAAAACTGTCTTCAGCGGACTTGACAGGCTTAAGGACTACCCTGAACATATGTGG TTCCTGCTGTATTGCGAAGGTACCCGCTTTACAGAGAAGAAGCACCAAATAAGCATGCAGGTAGCAGAGAGCAAAGGCTTGCCCAAGCTCAAATATCACCTTCTACCACGCACCAAGGGCTTCACAACCACGCTGCGATGTCTGAAGGGCACAG tgaCTGCCGTTTATGACGTGACGCTCAACTTCAAAGATAAGCAGACCCCCACTCTCCTGGGCATCGTCAACGGCAAGAAATACAAAGCTGACATGAGCGTAAG ACGTTTCCCTGTGGAAGAGATCCCAGATGACGAGGCAGAGTGTGCCAACTGGCTGCATAAGCTCTACCAGGAGAAG GATGCCTTACAGGAGACATACAGCAAGGAAGGCAAGTTCCCGGGGCCCACAATAATCCCTCCTCGCCGTCTGTGGACACTGCTCAACTTCCTGTTCTGGGCCATGCTGCTGCTTTCACCACTTATCAAGTTTGCATGCGGAGTGGCGGTCAGCGGCTCTCCGCTGCTCATTATCGgcttcatcatcttcctcgTCATAG CCTCTGTTGCAATCCGCCGCCTGATCGGCGTCACGGAGGTCAACAAGACGGGTTCCAGTTATGGTGACCAGGAGACCAAGAAACAAAACTAA